The Penicillium psychrofluorescens genome assembly, chromosome: 2 nucleotide sequence GTCAGCAGCTGCAGTTGTCATCAAGGTTGGATACCTACCAATGCAGGTCTGCTTGGTGTAGATTGTCTCTGGGTCGATTGGTGCTGGCATTTTGGCAGACTAATGAAGTCGCTTGTGGGGATCGAGGTTCATGTAGTAGTGTGGAACTTGGACATAGTATTAGCTTCGAGGATTTCCAGGGATGGTAACTATgcaaggagaaaaaaaagtctgGAGTCCGAGTCCAGAAGCCTATGAATCTGACCCGGTATTGTGGTACTGTCAGATTCACTGGGTAGCACATACCGTGTGAATGGACCGATCGGAAGGGGTGAGACACAAGAGATGTAATCCACACCGAGCAAAATGGGGCAAAATAGAGAATGTGCCTGGTGAATAGGGTGGTCAGTCATTGTTCACCGATTGTGGCCTGTCAACATACAAGTGACACGCCTGTCAACAAAAGAATGTGGGCGGGGTAGTTCTCTACGCAATGGGCGAGATTGGTCAGGGCATGTCAAAGAATCATCAGTCGTGATGCATCATCAATTCGCACCGAAACCCTCAACAACTCAGACAATAGTGGTGTGTGGAATGGGAGGTGAGGAAGAGGGCACAATCCATTCCCTTGCGTTTTGTTTATCTACGAGGGGGGATTCTGCCAGGCGGTAAAGCTTATCGAGGGCGGTGAGCGCGTTGATCTGGCGACGCAGGTCCGCGTACGATCTAGATCTGTAGGAAATAAATAGTAACTTAGCTCGAAGATGTTTAGGAATTCTATGGATCTGTTCAAAGATAAAATCTAGGAATATCACAGCCCCGCCCCCAGGAGATGCAAAGAAGATCCTTGTCTCTGAGACCCGTAGGCCCTGCCATGAAAATACTCTGCAGGAGAGCAAAACAAAGTAAGCCGGGAAGTCCCAGAAAAACCTTCGTGAAGCAGTGAAATGCCTGGAACATGATCGCACCCATCCATCATTAACACCCAGTGAAACTGAGAATAGATGACCGCCGAAAACACAAGACAAGTCGGGTTTAGTCTTCCAGATATCCGATCATCACAGTTCCATTCTTCAGTCCCGCGTCCGCAATGCTGGTGCTCAGCTGGTCAATGAGATTGCGGCCCGTGGCGTTTAGCTCAAATTCCACACCCGATTTATCTTCTAGTGGAGGGCTGGCTTTAAGCCATTCGTAGATTCGCTGGACTGGGTCCGAAAGTGCAAAGCGTCGGATGACCCTGCCGGATGGATGGCGGAATTGAATGCGCGTGGTTGTGGCCGGGTCGGCATCGGGTTCGGTGTGCGGACGATCGCTTGGAATTGAGCCAAATGGAgagtcttcttcttccgcgacTGGCTCTGTCCCGGTCATGCTCACGTCCTCCTCAGTGGCTCggcccttgcccttgacaTCCTCCGTGCTCCGGGTCAGGTCATCCGGGTCCTCCAGCGTTGGAGCCGCAGCACCACCTTCGCCGAGGCTGTTCcgcatcgccatctccagcatctcctctTCAGTCATCGCATCGatgctcttttctttcttctctatttTCCGCTTCGCCACCGGGTTGCGCACATTATGATTCAGGCTGTATCGGTCGAGGAATTCGTGAATCTGCATGAGAAATTCGGCAGGCTTGACCACTGGGGGCCCAGACCAGACCTTCATTTGTTCACCGGTACGagggtcgatgatggcaatgTGAGGGTAATTGTCGGAGACGTTGCTCGCTTGGAAGTAGTATTGCAAGTATGACGAAGCACGAGGGTCGTCCTTGGAGAATTGCAGGAAGATAAAATGCTCCTTCACAGATTCCTGAACACTCTTGTCTTTCCACAGGTCCCGGTTTAAAACTTGGCAATCGAAGACGGACGAGTCTTGAATGTTGACCAGCAACCATTTTTCGTTATCGCGCCCCTCCTGGCGAGCCACATCCCACGGCAGTCTTGACATGATCTCGAACGGGGGACGATACATCTCCGCAAGCATGTTCGATTTTGACGAAGCCTCCGAGGCCCCTCCTGTGGCTGTAGCTAGATGTTCCCGATGTGTCTCCTCGGAGTCGCCCGTCCAAATCGATGGGTCTTCTCGCTGATTGAAGATGCCCGGTCGCCCTAGGAGCCACAATGTTAGACAGACGGTATTGACGAAGAAAACTAGCCATAAACGAAcctcctcgctggcgagTACGTAGTTGACTGAGAATATTGGCATGCatatcatcctcgtcgaagTCCATTCCCGGTCCCACAAGAGTTTCCGTCGTCCGTGCCATCGGTGCGCGCACACCATCGTCAACCTCACCATCCGGTGCAGTACCATACATTTCCTCTTGTAGGCGGCGAGCCATGGCGGCATCATTGTCGAATGTTGGTCCGGCACTGGGTACAGCAGAGGGTTGAGTTCGAGTCGCAGCGGCAAGCTCATCTTCCGAGTCCGAATCGACATGCACTACCCCCGACTCGTCTTCGAATCCGGAGCGGCGGGGTGCTGgttgaggagcaggaggtTGTGTGGTCGGTTCCTCTGTCAAAGGGGCGCCTCCATTTTCAAAGTAGAGCTGCATTGCCTGCTCAATGTTGGAGTCCGCCAGCTGCAGGTACTGGGTTGCCAGCTCCGGCGACGAGCCGGTGATTTCGGTGAACTGAGCCACCACGTCGTCCGCCATGGTTGTGTATTAGGCGAGCTTTCGGGGAGGATCGGGTAGGTGGAAAAAATCGAGAGATATGCTGCGCTCAGGGCAGCGAGAGAAGCGATCTAGATGGAGTCGAGGTGGGGAGCAAGCGAATCCGGAGTAGACTGCTGCAAACTGCTGCAAACTAAAGAGGAACCAACACGGCTAGGAGTCCACGAAGTcggcagaagaagaaagaggaggaggaagaggggagagGTGGAAGTTGAATACTGAGAGAGAAATCATCCGGAGTGCGCTCGCAGGCTACAAAACACCGCGCGGATCTGCCTCTGACCTCACCGCGGGTGACCAAGCTCCGGGTGTTCAGGAAGACCAACAATGCAGTGCTTgaccgccggcggcagaAATCCGCACGCGCGACGCGAAAACACGACCAAAGGCGCGTGCTTGGCAGGAACAACTCAAATGGAGCCCGTCGCTCTTCCGCTCTGTCACTCTCAACCCACACCCCCCAAATATGGCAGCCACGGTTTTGGGAAAGCGCTCTCGGGCAGTCGACGAAGGTGACTGCAactgccttttcttccttgtaCTCAGCTAACCCAACCTCCAGAGCTACCGCAGCGCACCGCCAGTAAGCGCCGCACTCGCACCCCTCGAGTCCACcaggaggagggcgagcaACGGCCAAAACGCCAACTGCGATCGAGGGCAAAGGATGCTCAGCCAGATCAGGAGAATGGGGACGAGAACAAGGGTGCTGCGGACACCGTGCCGTCCAAGCACACCCTTCGCGATGGCCAGGGTGGGTCTCCGACCAAGATCAATTCGCATTTCCGCAGCTCAAAGCCGGTGGAGGGTAAGCTGAGAGCCTCGGAGAGATGTGTTGGACCATCAAGGCTAACACATGGATATGCAGAGGAGAACGCCAAACCGAGAGGAGAAATCGAGTTCAAAACACCACAGAAGTCGAGGTTCCGGGATGCACTGCAGCACTCGCCCGTCACGCCCCGGCACCGAGTGCAGGTAGGCGCAAAGGCCATGACTCCACGCACCCCTCGCCATAGCGATGTTCTTCCTACGCCTCGGAAAAGTGCCACCCCCAGTGCGGCTCATGTGTCGCAGTCGGTTTATTCGCAGGCACGGCAGCTGTTTGCACGTGGTGCCACTTCAACCACATTGGTTGGGCGAGACACGGAGCGACAAAAACTTGTCTCCTTTATTGAGGAGGGAATCCGGTCCAGAAAAGGAGGATGTCTCTACGTGAGCGGTCCTCCCGGAACCGGGAAAAGCGCCATGGTCCAAGAGGTGTGCCGAGATCTTGATCTCTCCACCGTCCGGGTATCCCACGTCAACTGTGTCAGCATGCGAGCTGCGCGCGATGTCTACAGCAAGTTGATCCAGGATTTCGGCGAGGAGTCTGAAGTGTTCAAGAAGAGCGAGGCGGATCGATTGAAGGCAATGTTCCTTCCCTccaagaaaaaagaggaaTTGTTCTTGGTCAGTCTGGACGAAATCGATCACTTGCTCATGGGTGGAGATTCGGGCGTTCTACAGTCGTTGTTTGAATGGTCGCTACATAACAAGTCGAGCCTTCTGCTGATTGGCATCGCCAACGCCCTGGATCTAACCGACCGGTCTCTCCCACAGCTGAAAGCAAAGAACCTGAAGCCGACTCTCCTGGCATTTTTGCCGTACAACGCTGCCTCAATCGCGAATGTGATCACCAGCCGCCTCCGGTCATTACTTCCCGCTGGAACGGAGACCGACGCCAAATTTGTCCCCTTCCTCCATCCTGCCGCCATCCAGCTGTGTTCCAAAAAGGTGGCCTCCCAAACTGGTGATCTTCGGAAGGCCTTTGAGCTGATCAAGCGTGCCATCGATGTCATTGAGCTGGAGACCCAGCAaaagctggagaagaagaaagccgaGAAGTCTGAGAACACCGCGATCTTAGCAGAGAACAAGAACTTGGCATCCCCTGTCAAAGGAGGCTCAGCCCCTCAGGCTGCTGCAACGATGTCGTCTTACACTGCAGTCACGGCACCGCGCGCCAGCATCGCGCACATTGCCAAGGtgacctcctcggcctttGGACAAGGCACCGTCCAAAGACTGCAGGGTTTGAACCTTCAACAGAAAGCAGCAATCTGCGCTCTGATCGCCCTCGAACGCAAGCGTCGCGAAGGCGACATCCCCAGCACGCCGTCCAAGTCTCGCATGGCAGCTCCAAGCATTAAACAAGCCTTCGACACGTACTGTGCCCTCTGTCGAAACgacaacatcctccatcCTCTAACAGCTACCGAGTTCAAGGATGTCTTGGGCAATCTAGAGACAATGGGACTGGTCGGCGAGTACCAaggccgcggccgcggcgggaccctcgccgccggctcTGACATTCGCCGCACGCCCTCGAAATCGGGCAACACGCCCGCGACGCCTCACAGGGGTCTCGACGAACAAGGCCTGGTCTGCTTCGTTACCCAAAAGGAAATTGAGAGCCAGATCGCCGGTCCCGGCGAAGGGATCCTGCGTCGGCTGCTCCGAGGCGAGGGTCTTTGATTTTGACTATTTCTCTGTATTGCACTCTCTCATTGCATGTGTCCTTCCTTCTGCATCTACGGAGTCCTTTCCAAGGCGGTGTTTATCTCCACCTTTTTCTGTACAACACTGCTTGTTCTGTGTTGCTTCCGCATTCTTGGAGTTGATCTTATCATTACCTCTACCATCTCTAGCGTCTGTCTATGTGTTATGCTTTTTCTCATTATGGCTATCTCCATTGTTAGTTTGTTGTTGGTGTTTGTGGTCTGCTCTGCTTTCCTTTGCATGTCTGGAGTATGATTATGCTTCTAGATGAATTCCTCAATGAAATCATTCATCATAGAAGAGAAGAGTGTCCATGCGTGTAGTGTACCAACCTTAGATAAGAACACAGCAGATGGATGGATTCCAAGTCCCtgagaaaaagaaagacgaGGAAAGGCATGGACGCATATATTGGATGATGAACATACAAGACGCACTAGTAAACCAGAAATACAGAATGAATAATGAAGAACAGGGTATGAATGCAAACATGCCTTGGAGGAAACCAGGGCTCTCCAGTAGATACCGAAAGGCGCAAGGGAAAACCCGAGTAAACAAGATAAGAAAAGAACAcacaagaaaagaaaaaagggagaagaagaaacatCTCGTTTTTGCCATGTTCAGAGCAGAACGATACATATCCAAAGGCTAGGCAGGACAGGAGAGGACAAGACGTATACTTCCGGCTTTgtgctttgctttgcttgccTTGGTCGCCTTGCTCTTCAACACAGAATGCAAAAACTCGCTCGACGCTCGACGCATAAGCGGTAATAACGATATCCCTCCCTGTCTAATCATCCATGGGCTTGTCTTCCAGAGTCACGCCCTTGGGCTCACTCTCCGCAAGACTATTCCGCTTACTGTCCATATCGGGGGAATTGACACCCGCGCCAGACGGGAGGCTAGACAGGCTGCCGAGACCGGGCTTACGGCTGTAGTGGGCACCGACCGAGCGGGGGATGGAAGTGCGCCTGTCAAACTCGCCAGTGGTGGGTGCTGGCGTTGGGGTCGGGGTGGGAGAGCCGTCGGAGGCGGTCTctggtggaggaggggggCTGGAGGAGGCCTCCGACAAGATGCTGGCGGGGGCTCCGGTTGTTGAAGCTGGGGAGTCGACAGACGTGCCGTTGGTGGTAGCTGCTTCAGCGGCAGCCTGGACGTTCACGGTTGGAGGGCTGGAGTCATCTGCTTCAGAAGCAGTGGCGCTGTTGGGCACGTCCAGACTGCCACCGCGCACATTTTGTCTGCCTGGAGGGCTGGAGACGTTGATGGGGAAGCGGGTGGATTCAGATGCGCCGCTGGAGCGGTCACGGCGGTGTCGTTGGCGAGTAGCGGGGCTGGTGGCTCGGCTGCGGTTGACGATAGCGCGCTGGCGGGCCTCCATAGCGGCGCGGCGGTTGCTCTCGTCTTGGCTGATCGCGCGAGGCCGCGGGGAAGAGATGGAGGTCCCCATTGCACTGGACTGGCGTTTCAGCTCACCGAAGATGGCTTCCTTGTGGGCGAACAGATCCCGGATCAACCGGAAACTGTGTCGCTCGTCCATGGTCAAGCTGTTCTCTATGCGCGGTCGCAAGATACAGGGGGACAGGGTGTGGGCCAGAGTGGAGATGTACTTGTCGTCGGCCGATGTCAGGTCGACCAGCCGCGTGAAATGGGTCATGATGGCATCGAGCGTGGCAATGTTGACGAGGCGGAGCTGTCCCAGAGTGCTCTGGAGGACCTTGATGCGCCCTTCTTCCGTGGTCTCGTGAGCGGTCGTAGAATAGATTGTTTTCACGATTTCGTAGACTTGCGAAGAGACGAGAGAGTCTATCGAGAAGTTAGCAGGGAATGGGGAAGTGCATCGGAGTCAAGGCTGACCTGGCAATTCAAGCAAATAAAGTTTCAAAACGCTCGCAACAACGGGTATATCATATCTGGGCAGCTCCTCCCGGTAGTCCACTTTGCTGTTGTTTAAGATACTCCGCAGGCGGTGCGCTTGTCCCAGCGGGACATCATGGAGCCAAATGCCCCGTCGTGCTTCATCACCCTCGAGTTCGGGATAGCCTGGGGTTGATTAGGATTCGGACAAAGTTGTAATGGGGTTAGAATCTTACGGTTATCGAGGTAGGTAAGTAAGGTCGTCACCAGGATTGGGACACGCTTGCGGTCAGAGCGGGCTCTGGCTTCAAGGTCGACACCAAAGTTTTGATCTGCCACGGAATTAGCGTCCTTTCATTTAACCGAGTCAGTCATAACATACCTTCAACGGAGCCATAGTAATTCTCGTACGCCTGAACACGAGGGACAAAGCCACCTGTTCGGTAGTTCTCCAGTAGATATCGCAGATCGGCCAGGGGCTGGATCGTCTCCTGGTACAGCAGCATGTGGTCGACGGTGCTCTGGAGATTAGGAATGACGTTGCTGATCGCCCCAGAAAAGTCAAGGACCACGGCTTTGATTGCCTTGAGGCGGTCCAGCTCGCACTGCTCCATGAAGCGGAGGTTTTCGACGACCTCCTCTTCCAGGCGGCACCGGATCTGGTCGAGTCTCCGCACAGCGGCTCTGTACCGCTCATCGGCTTCCAGAGATTCTCTCCGCAACTTCTCGGAGGGCGTTTCATTCGGGTATGGGTTGTTAAGCGGGTTCCAGGTATTCAGAATATCCGAAACGGACTGGATTGGCGATTCGCTACCATCCTCGCTTGCTGCCATGGACGTCACACGCATCATAggccgcttcttctccggaATGCCGGtgagctggaagaccttgGACCGCCACTGATAGTTCATCTTGGAACTATTGGCAAAGACGTTGCCCATGTTGCCGACCAAGCGGAGAAAGCCATTGTCCACCAGATCCTGGCCAATTCTCTCCGCCTGCGCAAGACCATGCGCATTCATGTTCGCCTGAATGTACTCCACAATATCCGCGCCGGTTGAGGTGTTCTGATAAGTCCCGATGATGGGCACCTTCGCATCGCCGAGCTTGATATTATCCAGCATgtgcagcagaagctgctTGACCTCCTCCGGAGGATAAACCCGATCGCCAAGTTCCACGGGTTCCTCCTCGGGTTCCTCCTCAGCAGTAGGCAGGACAAGCTTCGGCGTCTTGATCGGGGGGCTCGCTTCCGGCGCTTGGAAGGCGAGCTtattctcctcctcgaggTCCTCAACGACACGGCACTTGTTGAAATATTGGCTGCGCAGTTTCTGGACTAGCTCAACTTGTTTCGTGTGTTCCTTGATGCGGCCCTGAAGACTGTCTTGCGACTGCTGGACACGCATATCATGCCCATCGCTCCAGCGTCGGAAGGGCGAAACGACCAATTCGCGGATATTGTTCGCAATCTTCTGATGATTGCGCGAGGCCTCGATCATTTCAGTGCGGACACCTTCATATGCCTAGAgcgagaaaaaaaaaagatcagCACTGGTGCGGTCAACGAGCAAGTCCATCCAATTCAATGTACCTTGCGAACACTGGCCCCATCATCCTTGCCAAACCCAGCTCCCGTCAACCGATCGACACTCGGAGCAATGTCGCCCATGCGAAGACCATACTGCTCCTCCGCATCTGCGCGCATCGAGGCGATGGTCAAAATCTGCCTGTTTTCCACCACACCCTGCTGCAGCTTGCCATACAGCACCCCCAGCCCGGTGGCATAGTCGGGCGTCCAGAATGAATCCGAAAAACCAGGCATTGTGACGGTGATCGGCGAAACTCAGACGCTTGAACGCAATGGCCACTGGACACGTAATCGTAGTCACGCAATTGATTCCCTCAGACCGTGTGTATGGAAATCGGGAACGAGGCTGTGGTATCGCGCAGGCTCCAGGGAAGAGACTCGTAGTGTCGGAGCTTGTGTTGGGGGGTCTTGAGACTTCGTGGCTGTTCGTTCACCAAGAGCAGACCAGCTGGCTTCGTGGGCAATTGGGGTCCAACCCAGATCCGCGCACAGGGATTGTACTGGGTAGAGGACGATGAAAAGGatggccgagctgctgggccacACCTCCAGGAGAGAAGTTTAATGCGCGAGGGTAGCGTGGGAGGTTCAGGTCGAGGGTAAGCGCTGTGGCGTGGCTGCGGCCGCGGCAAGACCACGAGACGggggcaaggaagagaacgaGCGGAAGCAGGCCGAGTCCAGGGGAACTGGCGATGCAATGCAAACAGATATGTAAAAGCAAAACGAAAGCAAAAACAGCAACTTGTGGCTTGCTTAGGGACAAAGGCAGTGttgggagagaagatggagatcGATCCGGGTGACTGCCTGGAACCCGGCGTCATGCCCTGGGTCCAGGTAATATTACGTTTGTGGCTGACGTAGCTCGGTGGTGCAGATCGCCTCTCATTACAGTATGGATACGAGTGGCTCCACGGCCTAACGCCCTTTCAAGTAAAACTCCTATTTCGTGCTATTTTTGGCGGCCGTTTTTCTCATCTTGCCATTGGGGATCCGAGAGACCCGGAGAGCATCTGGTGTCGAGCTGGACAACTACGTAGGTATttgaagaaaaaaaaagggggaaaTCTAATGGATCGATCATGAGGTACTTTTGTGGTACTTGCTTTGTGCCTGGATGTTTCAGCGTTCATGGTGTACTTCCATGGTACCAACTGAGGATTGCTGGCCAGTGCTGTAATAGTGCAAACATGCCAAGTCTGGAGAAGACGCGCATTTTTTCATGAGATGAAGGGTGAGATCGGCAGCGCATCGAAGAGGGCTGGCATCTGAGCCTCGGCAGACTACAGTAATGTATACGGGCAAACAGAGACAACCGGAGTGAGTATGGCATGCCACATCCATTCATCAGCAAAGGCGAGTGAGATTTCATCAAAACATCAATCGTCAAGCTAAGCTGAGAGATAGCAAAACAGTAGAGATAAGTAAGTTATGGATATAGAACACATTGTCCACCCCCCTTCCGAACCCCCCACAAGTAAACGAAGCATTACCATTAAAACAACGCCCATGAAATGTCTAGCAGAAGAATTTGTAGACCTTCTTCCAGGCAGGCCATTGAGCCtgctcggccttctcctgctcaatCAGATACTGGACATCCAGATCCCGGCGACCGGTGACCAGATCGATGTGGGCGGCGCGCTGGAACTTGGTCTTGTAGTAGATTCTGTAGGGGATGTAGCAGGCGATCACGACGGGTGCAGCCAGATAGGCCTCGAAGAACACCTTCACTCGGCTCGACGCACTCAAAGTCACGTAGCCGGTCGGCCAGACGCCAATCCAGAACTGGGCGATGAGCACGAGGCAGTTGAAGATGAATCCGACCCAGGAGCCAATCAGACCAGCCTGCGTCCGGAAGGCCAGTTCGTTCAAGCTGTGGCCCTGCAGCTTCCACGCGCGGCGGAAGCGAATGTGGCACATGCAAATGGAGCCCCAGGTGAAAATCGAGGACAGACCCGACAGAGCCATCATCCACTCAAAGGCTATCACTTCCTTGGGGGTCGCGGCCAGGAAGCacagcagacccagaacAGAGGCGAATATGATGGCAAAGATGGGACGGCCCTTGCGGTCAATGTAGGCCAGGAATCGAGGAGCCTGACCCTGTTCGGCGAGAGCAGCGAGGGTTCGGGAGGAGCCATAAATCGAGGAGTTGCCGACGGACAAGACTGCAATCATGATCACAACGTTCATGATCGACGGCAGAACATCGATGCCAGCGGATTCGATGGCAATGACAAACGGCGAAGCGTGGGCATCCTCCGAAGAGCTGCCAGAGAGAAGAAGCTTGTTGGTGTATGGAACCAGGAGGCCGACGAGAGTCAGAGAGACCACGTAGAAGAGGGTGATCCGCCAGAACACCTGCTTAACCGCAGTCGGGAGAGTCTTGCGGGGGTTGGCCGTCTCGGCCGCAGCCAGACCGACCAGCTCAGTACCAGCGAAGGCAAAGGCAGCGTTGACAAAGACACTGCAAAGACCCTTGAAACCGTTGTGGAAGGCGCCTGGATTGATCCAGGTCTTTCCGCCCCGGTAGCCTCCCTGGGGGCCACCGCCacagtcgatgatgattccgAGGAGACTAGAGACAAGCGTGTCAGTGAATACCGCCCATCATCAAGGCAATCAAGCAATTTACTCACATGAAACCAACGACAGCGGTAACTTTGATAATGGCAAACAGGAACTCGGCTTCACCGTAGCCTCGCACACCAAACATGTTAATGCCGACAATCAACACCCAAAAGATGGCCACCCAGGCGGCATTGTTGATCGAGGAGTTCCAGTAGCCGATGGTGATGGACGCAGCGACGATTTCCAGAGGCAAGACCACCAACCACTGTAGCGCGTAGTTCCAGCCCATGGCAAAGCCCCAGGCGGGATCAATGAACCGAGTCGAGTAGTGGGCAAACGAACCCGCGACGGGGAAGAGGACGGCCATCTCACCCAGCGCGTGGACGGTGCAGTAAAGCATGATTCCGATCAGACAGTAGGCGATGAGCACCGAGGCGGGACCGCCCGAGGCCAGCACCGTTCCCGAACCCACGAACAGACCCGTACCTGTCGGCGGCACGTTAGCAGATGACCTCTTCAATCAATCAGCAGAATTTCCATACCGATCGAACCACCGATGGCAATCATCTGCAGGTGACGAGCCTTCAGCTTGCGCTGCAGCGGAGAGTTGGCAGTGTTCTGTGCGGCACCCTCGATATCGAAGCCCTGTCCATCGGCGCCTGCTGCGGCCCCGTGGGTGACATGCGCGTTGGGGTCGCGCTTGAAGCTATCGAGGATGCGCTGGCCCAGCGAGCCGCGAGTAGGTTCGGAGTCGCCGTAGGCATAGGCTGGGGGCGACTCCCCGACGGCCGCCTTGGACTCTGTGATGAcctttttctcctccatgATTGCcagggggagggagaagtgtAGAGGaaggatgggaaggaagTAAGTGAGCGATGAAGAACAGAAGACgggaagaccaagaagagaggggggggCGGGACCCTTCGTATATAGTCGCACCAGGCAGATCAGAAAGAATTAATACCTCAGTGAATGTGCATTTTGCCTCGCAGCGATAACGTGCGCTGGTTGGATCGAGCGCGCATGGGCCGTAT carries:
- a CDS encoding uncharacterized protein (ID:PFLUO_002687-T1.cds;~source:funannotate), coding for MEEKKVITESKAAVGESPPAYAYGDSEPTRGSLGQRILDSFKRDPNAHVTHGAAAGADGQGFDIEGAAQNTANSPLQRKLKARHLQMIAIGGSIGTGLFVGSGTVLASGGPASVLIAYCLIGIMLYCTVHALGEMAVLFPVAGSFAHYSTRFIDPAWGFAMGWNYALQWLVVLPLEIVAASITIGYWNSSINNAAWVAIFWVLIVGINMFGVRGYGEAEFLFAIIKVTAVVGFILLGIIIDCGGGPQGGYRGGKTWINPGAFHNGFKGLCSVFVNAAFAFAGTELVGLAAAETANPRKTLPTAVKQVFWRITLFYVVSLTLVGLLVPYTNKLLLSGSSSEDAHASPFVIAIESAGIDVLPSIMNVVIMIAVLSVGNSSIYGSSRTLAALAEQGQAPRFLAYIDRKGRPIFAIIFASVLGLLCFLAATPKEVIAFEWMMALSGLSSIFTWGSICMCHIRFRRAWKLQGHSLNELAFRTQAGLIGSWVGFIFNCLVLIAQFWIGVWPTGYVTLSASSRVKVFFEAYLAAPVVIACYIPYRIYYKTKFQRAAHIDLVTGRRDLDVQYLIEQEKAEQAQWPAWKKVYKFFC
- a CDS encoding uncharacterized protein (ID:PFLUO_002686-T1.cds;~source:funannotate) — protein: MPGFSDSFWTPDYATGLGVLYGKLQQGVVENRQILTIASMRADAEEQYGLRMGDIAPSVDRLTGAGFGKDDGASVRKAYEGVRTEMIEASRNHQKIANNIRELVVSPFRRWSDGHDMRVQQSQDSLQGRIKEHTKQVELVQKLRSQYFNKCRVVEDLEEENKLAFQAPEASPPIKTPKLVLPTAEEEPEEEPVELGDRVYPPEEVKQLLLHMLDNIKLGDAKVPIIGTYQNTSTGADIVEYIQANMNAHGLAQAERIGQDLVDNGFLRLVGNMGNVFANSSKMNYQWRSKVFQLTGIPEKKRPMMRVTSMAASEDGSESPIQSVSDILNTWNPLNNPYPNETPSEKLRRESLEADERYRAAVRRLDQIRCRLEEEVVENLRFMEQCELDRLKAIKAVVLDFSGAISNVIPNLQSTVDHMLLYQETIQPLADLRYLLENYRTGGFVPRVQAYENYYGSVEDQNFGVDLEARARSDRKRVPILVTTLLTYLDNRYPELEGDEARRGIWLHDVPLGQAHRLRSILNNSKVDYREELPRYDIPVVASVLKLYLLELPDSLVSSQVYEIVKTIYSTTAHETTEEGRIKVLQSTLGQLRLVNIATLDAIMTHFTRLVDLTSADDKYISTLAHTLSPCILRPRIENSLTMDERHSFRLIRDLFAHKEAIFGELKRQSSAMGTSISSPRPRAISQDESNRRAAMEARQRAIVNRSRATSPATRQRHRRDRSSGASESTRFPINVSSPPGRQNVRGGSLDVPNSATASEADDSSPPTVNVQAAAEAATTNGTSVDSPASTTGAPASILSEASSSPPPPPETASDGSPTPTPTPAPTTGEFDRRTSIPRSVGAHYSRKPGLGSLSSLPSGAGVNSPDMDSKRNSLAESEPKGVTLEDKPMDD
- a CDS encoding uncharacterized protein (ID:PFLUO_002684-T1.cds;~source:funannotate); protein product: MADDVVAQFTEITGSSPELATQYLQLADSNIEQAMQLYFENGGAPLTEEPTTQPPAPQPAPRRSGFEDESGVVHVDSDSEDELAAATRTQPSAVPSAGPTFDNDAAMARRLQEEMYGTAPDGEVDDGVRAPMARTTETLVGPGMDFDEDDMHANILSQLRTRQRGGRPGIFNQREDPSIWTGDSEETHREHLATATGGASEASSKSNMLAEMYRPPFEIMSRLPWDVARQEGRDNEKWLLVNIQDSSVFDCQVLNRDLWKDKSVQESVKEHFIFLQFSKDDPRASSYLQYYFQASNVSDNYPHIAIIDPRTGEQMKVWSGPPVVKPAEFLMQIHEFLDRYSLNHNVRNPVAKRKIEKKEKSIDAMTEEEMLEMAMRNSLGEGGAAAPTLEDPDDLTRSTEDVKGKGRATEEDVSMTGTEPVAEEEDSPFGSIPSDRPHTEPDADPATTTRIQFRHPSGRVIRRFALSDPVQRIYEWLKASPPLEDKSGVEFELNATGRNLIDQLSTSIADAGLKNGTVMIGYLED
- a CDS encoding uncharacterized protein (ID:PFLUO_002685-T1.cds;~source:funannotate), producing MAATVLGKRSRAVDEELPQRTASKRRTRTPRVHQEEGEQRPKRQLRSRAKDAQPDQENGDENKGAADTVPSKHTLRDGQGGSPTKINSHFRSSKPVEEENAKPRGEIEFKTPQKSRFRDALQHSPVTPRHRVQVGAKAMTPRTPRHSDVLPTPRKSATPSAAHVSQSVYSQARQLFARGATSTTLVGRDTERQKLVSFIEEGIRSRKGGCLYVSGPPGTGKSAMVQEVCRDLDLSTVRVSHVNCVSMRAARDVYSKLIQDFGEESEVFKKSEADRLKAMFLPSKKKEELFLVSLDEIDHLLMGGDSGVLQSLFEWSLHNKSSLLLIGIANALDLTDRSLPQLKAKNLKPTLLAFLPYNAASIANVITSRLRSLLPAGTETDAKFVPFLHPAAIQLCSKKVASQTGDLRKAFELIKRAIDVIELETQQKLEKKKAEKSENTAILAENKNLASPVKGGSAPQAAATMSSYTAVTAPRASIAHIAKVTSSAFGQGTVQRLQGLNLQQKAAICALIALERKRREGDIPSTPSKSRMAAPSIKQAFDTYCALCRNDNILHPLTATEFKDVLGNLETMGLVGEYQGRGRGGTLAAGSDIRRTPSKSGNTPATPHRGLDEQGLVCFVTQKEIESQIAGPGEGILRRLLRGEGL